TCCTAGCTATTCCCTCTCGAAGTCTGCTGCTGGTCTCTAGCCTATTGCCCCATTTAAAATTTTTTACCAAGTTATGTACAAGCTTCTGGATATGTGACAGTAGCAGGTTGACTATGAGAATCATAGTGAGAAAGGAAAGAAGAGTGTGTCAATGTTGATAGGGAGCGCAGAGAAGATAAGAGGAGCTAGAAAGCAGAGAGCCAATGAGCATGTTGAATCTGTTGGTATTTCGATAATACTGGAAAGAACTAAGGAAAAAGAACaggaaaagaagagagagaaaaagggatCTTTGTCTAGAAAATATATGACCAACTTTTGCAAATGGTAGAATAGAAAGGAGGCCTAAGCATATcaaatatttcttatgattgaATGATTAGAGTGGTCAAAGTCCAATTTATGATGTAATCCTTTATTCCATTATCACGTTTGGGAAATTCTTGTAAGAATTGTTTATTTTCCCTGCCTTCGGTCATCTTGCAATTTCAAGATTTGAGGAATACCTGATACTTGATTTCATTTTACAGTACCTTCTAGCTTAGATCTCATGCTTCTCCGGTGTCCTGATTTTACCTTTGACTGTCAGTTCTTTTTGGAGTTGATGAAGGTGCCACGGGTAGAGTCGAAATTAAGAGTGTTTCTTTTCAAGATTCAGTTCAAGTCTCAGGTTTGTGTGCATCTAGAGTTCTTCCATGCTTAAGTTATTTCGTGTCATCTGAATTTAGCTTCATTTCAGGTGACAGACTTCAAGAAAAGCTTAAACACAGTGAATTCTGCATGCGAAGAGGTAATTTTCTAGGTTCTGCATATCTCTTCTTTGTTCTTTCGTTTTATATTACTGTTAACAAAAACTCAACGTGCATGTAGCAGGTTCGAAGTTCTTTAAAATTAAAGGAGATATTGAAGAAGATTTTGTTTCTTGGGAATACGTTAAACCAGGGAACTGCCAGAGGTAAGAATTCTTGTCTTTGGAATGCCTCCAGGAGCATTACAAGCATTTTACCTTTTCAACCATTGATGCCCATCATGTAGGTTTCAAAACCTTCAATTCTATTAAATATAAAGTAATGGGGAAATTTTATTCTCTAAATGCAATAATGGATTCTTGTGAATGTTGCAATAGTGGAACTTAATGTTCTTTGGGTATGGggaaaattcaaaacaataattgCTTGTTGCTAGAATGGGAAATACTTTTTTGATTAATTCAGGGGGAGTTTGGtttcaattatttatatatttttctactTAAAAAAGTAGCATAAGCGTTGACCCCAAGTATGCTGCTTAGTAATCCAAAATTAGTTGAGGTGGCAGTATGAATCTTCTATATCCATTCTTCTCCATTGGAGTTCATTTAGTTTCACGATCAGagtgcaaaaaagtaaagttAAGCCACATAGTTTATTAATTTGATAGGCTTTGCAAATTTTTGGAGAGATAACTCAACATTCAAGATCCTACTGTTATAAAACAAATATCAATATAACTCTTGCATATACTATCAATAGATGTAATTTAAAATGGTAAAATGAGTCCAAGTACCTTAATTTAGTCATTTGAGGTGCAGGCCTGATTATACCTTCATGGACTTAAGTTATCAGTCTGGATaacacttttcttttttgttgctTGTCAAATAACATTGTTCATCTTCACCTTTTCAACTGTTCTAAGTCAACTAGAGTACTAACCAAATGCCTACTCACAGTTATTCTCCCAAAGTTAATTGATTTTGCCATTTTGGGATCTGGAAATCTTCGTGTAGATTCTAATTTTGGAAATATAGTCAGTGTTTTATGAGTATTAACACGAGTTTGATTATTACGTACTACTGTTTCATGCACTAAGAatattatgctttattgatgTGGCTAAACTAGTTCTGTGGAACTTCAGACCTGATTTCATGTTGAGGACATTATAGGGTTTGTGAACAACAAGCTTGAAGTTTgggtcaacaaaatttcaaaattaaattccATGTAATTCTTTACTCCAGGTTCTGCCATTGGATTTAAGTTGGACAGTCTTTTGAAGCTCACTGATACACGTGCTACTAACAACAAGATGACACTCATGAATTATCTTTGTCAGGTACTGTCCATTTCATATTTGCTGTTTCCAGAAAGCTTCTCGCGTTCACTCAATACCCCTctgtttaattatttattttttgagaagGTAGAATAATTTTATGATGGTATAAAACTCTTGCATGCACGCGGTATAACAAAAAGTAGAGAATCTACAAGAAAATGATCCTTTATATCTTCTATACAAATTGTAATCTCATGGATGCACGAAAAGAGGTAATAAGGGACAAGAGGCTGATCCAATGTACAAAATCATTTTTACCTGAATATCTTATCCTGTTTTACTTTATCATTCTTTATCCCTCCTCTCTGAGTAAGGCGTTATTAACTGATTATACTATGTGAAGTTGTCTCATGTTAACATTCTCTCTCTTTTCTCAGGTTCTTGCTTCTAAGTCACCAGCACTTTTAGACTTCCATGAAGGTCTTGTAAGCATGGAAGCTGCATCAAAGGTTATCTATGAACCTATCTCTTTCTGTTGATAGTTCTTTAATTTATCCAGATTGGTTCGAAATTAGTTTCTCCTTGCAGATTCAATTGAAGTCTTTGGCTGAAGAAATGCAAGCAATCATCAAGGGGCTAGAAAAAGTTAAGAAGGAACTCGAGTCATCTGCGAATGATGGGCCCGTGTCTGAAATCTTTTGCAAGGTAAGACTGTGAAATACTTCATTTTAGGACTTCATAAACTTCTCCTCTTCCTATAGAATTTAAAATCGGATCAAAAGGATCTTTTCTGTTGCACATTGTTCTTTACAAAGCCGAGCCGCATTTATAGGTCTTTATATTTCAAGCtttctctcccccccccccccccccccgcctcTCTCTTTATAGGGTCCATTCTTTTTACCCTTAGAGCAGATCAAGCTCTAACAAACAGTTGGCACTTGAATTTTATCAAAGTATAAACAAATCAAGTCTGCCTATTATCTGAGAGGATCATAATAAACTTCAGCACTAACAAATACTCTATAATAGGATGTGATATGTGAAAGAATTTTCCTTGGCCAAAGTGAAAATTGTAAAGTGTTTCACATTGGATAAGGGATGGTTGTTTGTCCCCTTATATGTTCTTGTGCAATTCTCCCAAAGTGAGAGTTGTAAAGTGTCCCACATTAAATTAGGAATGGGTTGTTTGTCTTCTTATATGGTCTTGAGCAATTCTCACCTCATGAGCTTGCTTTttgggttgagttaggcccatgGTCCATTTCTTCACAAAAGCCTGAGTCTCCTTTCAAGAGTATGGTTTTTACAAAATATTCACCATGATAGTTGATAAAGCCAAATAAAGTTTCAGTCAGTCCCTATAATGGTTTGACCTCAGGATGAAAGTCGTTGCTGTTAGTGAGaaatttttcttatctttcacTGATGTGTCCCCCCTATTACCCAAAAAGAGGGTAAAAGTTTTCTGGAGAAGTAAAGCACTGATGTTTGCATTTGGATAGAAGATAACAAAGAATTGTGATTGTCATTTCTTCCTCCTACTTGATTGCTGGATAGAATAGTCTTTTATCTTGCAGCTGCATTTTGATGGACTAGCACTATTTGGCTTCCTCGTAAATTGAATATCTTTACCTTTCATCATTTCTACTTTCTTTCATTAATTCGGTATGCATTTAACGTAAGAGTTGATAGAATTCATTACACATGATGGTATTAAGTTGCAATCATttcttaacttgaaattagtaAAACGTGCACCATCTTCTGGTCCTTACAAGTTTGATTTTCTACGTCCGGCAAACCAGACCTTGAAGGAATTCATTGGTGCATCTGAAGCAGAGGTGGGCTCTCTCCGGGAGTTGTATTCTGTGGCGGTAATTTCCTTTGCATTTAGCTACCTCTTTGTTGTAATATGTTACAGAATCTATTTTTATAGTGTCAATGATATGTTTTATGGTTGTACTTGATGCACAGGGCAGAAATGCAGATGCACTTGCGCTTTATTTTAACGAGGATCCTGCCAAATGTCCATTTGAACAAGGTAGCATTTGTACAAAATATTTTATCCCCTCATTGGCCTTCTGGTAACAAAATTGAGCTGATGAAAGTGGTCTTCTAGAGTTGTGAACTTTTACATTGTTGTGTTTGATGTCCTTCAGAGTTACACTACCAAATATGAGAATATTGTAATGGTGTACTACAGCTGTGTTTACTGCTAATCTTCTTGACATTGTCTGATAACTTAGCACGCTTATTTGGATATACATGAACATAGTAATAAGGTGTATTACTACTGCTAATCCTCTTGGGAATAGGAACCTCTCCATAATATACTCAGCCTGTTTCAGAGAAAGATATGTGTTATATTCAATTAAGATCGCGCCAGACGTGGATTTGCCAACAACATTCTAAGTTCTCAGACTTGGTAAATCTAGCATATGCGGAGAAGTTTACTAGTAGAGCATACATTGTCTAGGGCTCTGGCAAACCATTTGGCGCATAGCTGCGGATAGAGCTCAAACTGTCCTTTTCTAGTTAAACGCGCTAACAGTAATCAAATCAGCATTTGACCTAGTTTGCACCACCTGTTATTTGGGTTACCTGCAAAGAATTTACTCGAGAAATTCTAAATTTATGTCCGTGTTGCATTGTTATTCAATCCGCTGAATCTTATTCCTTTATATgcttcattatttttcttctcatttgtgTGCTAGTGCTTTTGAGGGTTTGACTCCTAATTATttgttgtgtggtatctgtttcATGCTCTGTGCAGTCACCGCAACCCTCTTAAATTTTGTGAGGTTATTCCGGAAAGCCCATGATGAGAACTTGAAGCAGGCTGAACTAGAAAAGAAGAAAGCTCAGAAGGAAGCCGAAGCTGAGAATGCAGAAGGAAGCAGCTTAAGAAAGAAAGGTTAGAAGTAAATGGGGATGATTCATGCTTCAGGGTATCTTTCTGTGTCATGTGGCCTCTGTCTGTTGGTTAACTGTGTTGACTGACACTGCTCTTAAGTCAAACCAGAAGCCTCCAATGTTGATCTATTGGCTTTGGCTTTCTCTGGGTTCAAGAAAGAACGTCGAACATGAAAGCTTGTGAGCCTGGAAATGGCAGAAGTGCTTTGCAGAGGGAAACTGAAAAAGGACATATTCTTGTCTGGGCTCTTGGAGTGCTTTGCAGAGAGAAGCTCAAGGAGACTGTCGTCTGAGCTCTTGGATGATGCAAGCAACCCGTTGGTCCAAAACTCGATCACCTGGATTTTGTTATTGACGGGTGATCATGACTGCCATCCATCCTGGAGCGTGTGCTGCATGATTAAACAGAGAAATGCATCTAAAGAATGCAAATTTGGGTATGCATTTGTTGCTGGGCGTGTGCTGCATGATTAACCTACGCGATAGAATTGTTGTTGGTGCAAAATGTAGTTACTGCAGTGTCGGCGCGTGCACCTTGATGGAAAATTATGCCATGCAAACTGTAAATTGGAAGTATAACATGAACAGCTTGTACAAAGCTCTACTAACACCCTGTATTTAGATTTCTAACTGATTCTTTTCGTTGTAACATAGAAACGGATTCCTTGTCATGAGAATCCAACACGGAAAATTGTACAGAAAGCATAGAAGAGGATAGAAAATAGGTATTTTTTAGCAATAGCAATGTAACAAAATATAGGCTGTAGGATTAGTTTCCCACCTTTCTTGGAATCAAATTCTGGGAAATAAGATGATATCTTCATTcattgatcttgaaatcttgttACTTTTCATACTCTGCCGTCCACGTGTTACCTcaagaacaccatgtaatcttgATAATCTACTGTCTGAATTACCAGGATTTGGAAAGAAATTTGCCACTTTGTCAATCTTTATGTATTTGTTGCTTCTGTTGTTAAAGAGAGCACTTCAGCATAACAGAGTATTGGGTTATGTAAAACTTTGCAGTCGTACACTATATCTTAATGAGTCTTCttgatatcataattatacaacaaataaaccgAAGAATTGTTTCCTATCTTTCTTGTTTGAGATAATATGTACTTCTGCAGGAACCTATATCTGAACGAATTCATGTGAAAACTGAATAATACATAAAGCAGAATCAGTTGAGTTACTCAGAGAATTCATGAAAGCTCCTCTTAAGTTCTTTATCAGCAGAACTGCATGGTGATCTCTGTCTTTAATCTCAATTTGATAAGGTAAACATCCCTCTTCATCCATCTGGCAACCCGTTTTACAACACTCGAAGAAAATACAGCTAGAAATGATATCAAGAACCAGAAGAATGGCATACAAATAAGCAATGAACGTTCCTTCCAAAGCAATAGCAGAAAGGCCTGTACTTTTATGATGATAAGCATTGATAATCCTGTATTCGAATAGGACTTCAACTGCAGCGAAAGCCAAGTTGGAAATCAAGGCTAATGTTAACGCTGTTGCAGTTCTACCCCTGATTAGAAAACAACCCTTGAGAATCGCCATATACCCTCCGATTTTCTCCATTCCTGATAATACCAGTGCCAAGTTGCAGATGATCAGAGTGCTGGCTAGAAAGATTGAGTAAATTATTGCTCCCGTTGctgaaataaaaagaatgaatctTGGAGATGAAAGGTTAAATCCGTAACTAAATATTTTGAAGGCGAAAAATAGGAGAGTACAACAAGTTGCATTTGCTGAAATGATGACTATTGAGTTGCAAAGTTGACTGAAAAGAAGGGAACTGTAGAGtgagttaaaagaagaaaatgcaGGTTTCTTGGATGATTTCTGATCAGTGAGAGCTTCAATCACAGACGCCTTCGcgaaaagaagagaagaaagggTGAAAGGAAATGCAAGAAAATAGATTGCAAAAGTCTGAGAAAGCTTTGAATTGAAAAGGATGAAGAGTTTTGAAGAGGATGGTAATCCTGCTGCATCAAATAGAGCATGCAGGTGATCATGGATCGCTTGGAGGAAACACGTTGATGGGACGAATGCTTGTATCATAAGTACCGAGGCAGCGAAAGGGAACGCAAGGACTGCTGCTGTAGTAGTGAAAAACTGGAAATTCTGCAGAAAGATA
The Capsicum annuum cultivar UCD-10X-F1 chromosome 6, UCD10Xv1.1, whole genome shotgun sequence DNA segment above includes these coding regions:
- the LOC107875965 gene encoding uncharacterized protein LOC107875965, producing the protein MKDYSKIIRRSIFIFLQNFQFFTTTAAVLAFPFAASVLMIQAFVPSTCFLQAIHDHLHALFDAAGLPSSSKLFILFNSKLSQTFAIYFLAFPFTLSSLLFAKASVIEALTDQKSSKKPAFSSFNSLYSSLLFSQLCNSIQREQ